The following coding sequences lie in one Desulfovibrio sp. TomC genomic window:
- a CDS encoding family 1 encapsulin nanocompartment shell protein, translating into MDILKRDLAPITAAAWQAVDSRARQTLTTMLSGRRVVDVAGPLGWEFAAVPLGRIEYAKAQSVSGITYGLHQVKPLVEVKVPFTLDIAEIDNAARGGKDIDLAALDQAAEKLARFEEEALYHGFAPAGIKGLSEVSSQTRMLVSGDPEDIADKVSKALTALRKTSVEGPYALVVGPEMWVALSGHVRGYPLSQYLETMLGGQVIVSPFIEEAYVLSTRGGDLEMTLGGDIAIGYASHDTEKVALFFLESFTFQVLDPTVVVRLDFTAEK; encoded by the coding sequence ATGGATATTTTAAAACGCGATCTCGCCCCGATAACCGCCGCCGCCTGGCAGGCCGTAGACAGCCGCGCCCGCCAGACGCTCACCACCATGCTGTCCGGCCGCCGGGTGGTGGACGTCGCCGGCCCGCTTGGCTGGGAATTCGCTGCCGTGCCGCTGGGGCGCATCGAATACGCCAAGGCCCAGTCGGTCTCCGGCATCACCTACGGCCTGCATCAGGTCAAGCCGCTCGTCGAGGTCAAAGTCCCCTTCACCCTGGACATCGCGGAAATCGACAATGCGGCCCGGGGCGGCAAGGACATCGATCTGGCCGCCCTGGACCAAGCCGCCGAAAAGCTGGCCCGGTTCGAAGAGGAGGCCCTTTACCATGGGTTTGCCCCGGCCGGCATCAAGGGCTTGTCGGAAGTCTCCAGCCAAACCCGGATGCTGGTTTCGGGCGATCCCGAGGACATTGCCGACAAGGTGTCCAAGGCGCTCACCGCCCTGCGCAAGACTTCGGTCGAGGGTCCCTACGCCCTGGTGGTGGGACCGGAAATGTGGGTGGCCCTTTCCGGCCACGTCCGGGGCTACCCCTTGTCCCAGTATCTGGAAACCATGCTTGGCGGTCAGGTCATTGTCAGTCCCTTTATCGAGGAGGCCTACGTCCTCTCCACCCGGGGCGGCGACCTGGAAATGACCCTTGGCGGCGATATTGCCATCGGCTACGCCTCCCACGACACCGAGAAAGTGGCGCTGTTTTTCCTGGAGTCCTTCACCTTCCAGGTGCTTGATCCGACCGTGGTGGTGCGCCTGGATTTTACGGCCGAGAAATAA